Proteins from one Peromyscus eremicus chromosome 8a, PerEre_H2_v1, whole genome shotgun sequence genomic window:
- the Dvl2 gene encoding segment polarity protein dishevelled homolog DVL-2 isoform X1: MAGSGAGGGGVGETKVIYHLDEEETPYLVKIPVPAERITLGDFKSVLQRPAGAKYFFKSMDQDFGVVKEEISDDNARLPCFNGRVVSWLVSSDNPQPEMAPPAHESRTELVPPPPPLPPLPPERTSGIGDSRPPSFHPNVSSSHENLEPETETESVVSLRRERPRRRDSSEHGAGGHRPSGASRLERHLAGYESSSTLMTSELESTSLGDSDEDDTMSRFSSSTEQSSASRLLKRHRRRRKQRPPRMERTSSFSSVTDSTMSLNIITVTLNMEKYNFLGISIVGQSNERGDGGIYIGSIMKGGAVAADGRIEPGDMLLQVNDMNFENMSNDDAVRVLRDIVHKPGPIVLTVAKCWDPSPQAYFTLPRNEPIQPIDPAAWVSHSAALTGTFPAYPGSSSMSTITSGSSLPDGCESRGLSIHMDMASVTKAMAAPESGLEVRDRMWLKITIPNAFLGSDVVDWLYHHVEGFPERREARKYASGLLKAGLIRHTVNKITFSEQCYYVFGDLSGGCESYLVNLSLNDNDGSSGASDQDTLAPLPGATPWPLLPTFSYQYPAPHPYSPQPPPYHELSSYTYGGGSASSQHSEGSRSSGSTRSDGGAGRTGRPEERAPESKSGSGSESELSSRGGSLRRGGEPGGTGDGGPPPSRGSTGGTPNLRALPGLHPYGPPPGMALPYNPMMVVMMPPPPPPVSAAVQPPGAPPVRDLGSVPPELTASRQSFHMAMGNPSEFFVDVM, from the exons GGTGGTGAAGGAAGAGATTTCAGATGACAATGCCCGCCTACCGTGCTTCAATGGAAGAGTTGTCTCCTGG CTGGTATCCTCAGATAACCCCCAGCCTGAGATGGCTCCCCCAGCCCATGAGTCTCGCACAGAACTGgttcctccacctccaccattaCCCCCCTTGCCACCAGAAAGGACCAGTGGCATTGGGGACTCAAGGCCTCCGTCCTTCCA CCCTAATGTGTCCAGCAGCCATGAAAATCTAGAGCCTGAGACAGAAACCGAGTCTGTTGTGTCACTGAGACGAGAGCGACCTCGAAGGAGAGACAGCAGTGAGCATGGCG CTGGTGGCCACAGGCCCAGTGGTGCCTCAAGGCTGGAGCGCCACCTGGCTGGGTACGAGAGTTCCTCCACCCTCATGACCAGTGAGCTGGAGAGTACCAGCCTGGGCGATTCGGACGAGGATGACACCATGAGTAG ATTCAGCAGCTCCACCGAGCAGAGCAGCGCCTCCCGCCTCCTCAAGCGCCACCGAAGGCGGAGGAAGCAGCGGCCACCACGCATGGAAAGG ACCTCATCCTTCAGCAGTGTCACCGATTCCACAATGTCTCTCAACATCATCACAGTCACCCTCAACATGG AGAAGTACAACTTCCTGGGCATCTCCATTGTGGGCCAGAGTAACGAGCGGGGTGACGGAGGCATCTACATTGGCTCCATCATGAAGGGGGGTGCTGTGGCTGCGGACGGGCGCATCGAGCCTGGCGACATGCTTTTGCAG GTGAACGATATGAACTTCGAGAACATGAGCAATGATGACGCTGTACGGGTGCTGAGAGACATTGTACACAAGCCAGG CCCCATCGTGCTGACCGTGGCCAAGTGTTGGGATCCTTCTCCCCAGGCCTACTTCACCCTCCCCCGCA ATGAGCCCATCCAGCCAATTGATCCTGCTGCCTGGGTGTCGCATTCTGCTGCGCTGACTGGCACCTTCCCTGCTTATCCAGGCTCTTCATCCATGAGCACTATTACATCTGGCTCCTCCCTGCCTGATG GCTGTGAAAGCCGGGGTCTCTCCATCCACATGGACATGGCCTCTGTGACCAAGGCCATGGCAGCCCCAGAGTCTGGGCTAGAAGTCCGAGACCGCATGTGGCTGAAGATCACCATCCCAAATGCCTTTCTAG GCTCAGACGTGGTCGACTGGCTGTACCATCATGTAGAAGGTTTTCCTGAGCGCCGGGAGGCCCGCAAGTACGCCAGCGGGCTGTTGAAGGCAGGACTCATCCGACACACTGTCAACAAGATTACTTTTTCTGAGCAGTGCTATTATGTCTTCGGGGACCTCAGTGGTGGTTGTGAAAGTT aCCTAGTTAACCTGTCTCTGAATGACAATGACGGTTCCAGTGGGGCTTCTGACCAGGACACCCTGGCTCCTCTTCCTGGAGCTACCCCCTGGCCCCTGCTGCCTACCTTCTCCTACCAGTACCCAGCCCCACACCCCTACAGCCCACAGCCTCCACCCTACCACGAGCTTTCATCGTACACTTACGGTGGAGGCAGTGCCAGCAGCCAGCACAGTGAAG GGAGCCGGAGCAGTGGGTCAACAAGAAGTGATGGGGGGGCCGGGCGCACAGGGAGGCCTGAGGAACGGGCCCCTGAGTCAAAGTCTGGCAGTGGCAGTGAGTCCGAGCTTTCCAGCCGAGGAGGCAGCCTTCGGCGGGGTGGGGAACCTGGTGGGACTGGTGATGGGGGCCCCCCTCCATCCAGGGGCTCAACAGGCGGTACTCCTAATCTCCGAGCTCTCCCAGGGCTCCATCCCTATGGCCCTCCCCCTGGCATGGCTCTCCCCTATAACCCCATGATGGTAGTCATGAtgcctccccccccaccccctgtctcCGCTGCAGTGCAGCCCCCTGGTGCTCCTCCAGTCAGAGACCTGGGCTCTGTGCCCCCAGAACTGACAGCTAGCCGTCAGAGCTTCCACATGGCCATGGGCAACCCCAGTGAATTTTTTGTAGATGTTATGTAG
- the Dvl2 gene encoding segment polarity protein dishevelled homolog DVL-2 isoform X2: MAGSGAGGGGVGETKVIYHLDEEETPYLVKIPVPAERITLGDFKSVLQRPAGAKYFFKSMDQDFGVVKEEISDDNARLPCFNGRVVSWLVSSDNPQPEMAPPAHESRTELVPPPPPLPPLPPERTSGIGDSRPPSFHPNVSSSHENLEPETETESVVSLRRERPRRRDSTGGHRPSGASRLERHLAGYESSSTLMTSELESTSLGDSDEDDTMSRFSSSTEQSSASRLLKRHRRRRKQRPPRMERTSSFSSVTDSTMSLNIITVTLNMEKYNFLGISIVGQSNERGDGGIYIGSIMKGGAVAADGRIEPGDMLLQVNDMNFENMSNDDAVRVLRDIVHKPGPIVLTVAKCWDPSPQAYFTLPRNEPIQPIDPAAWVSHSAALTGTFPAYPGSSSMSTITSGSSLPDGCESRGLSIHMDMASVTKAMAAPESGLEVRDRMWLKITIPNAFLGSDVVDWLYHHVEGFPERREARKYASGLLKAGLIRHTVNKITFSEQCYYVFGDLSGGCESYLVNLSLNDNDGSSGASDQDTLAPLPGATPWPLLPTFSYQYPAPHPYSPQPPPYHELSSYTYGGGSASSQHSEGSRSSGSTRSDGGAGRTGRPEERAPESKSGSGSESELSSRGGSLRRGGEPGGTGDGGPPPSRGSTGGTPNLRALPGLHPYGPPPGMALPYNPMMVVMMPPPPPPVSAAVQPPGAPPVRDLGSVPPELTASRQSFHMAMGNPSEFFVDVM; this comes from the exons GGTGGTGAAGGAAGAGATTTCAGATGACAATGCCCGCCTACCGTGCTTCAATGGAAGAGTTGTCTCCTGG CTGGTATCCTCAGATAACCCCCAGCCTGAGATGGCTCCCCCAGCCCATGAGTCTCGCACAGAACTGgttcctccacctccaccattaCCCCCCTTGCCACCAGAAAGGACCAGTGGCATTGGGGACTCAAGGCCTCCGTCCTTCCA CCCTAATGTGTCCAGCAGCCATGAAAATCTAGAGCCTGAGACAGAAACCGAGTCTGTTGTGTCACTGAGACGAGAGCGACCTCGAAGGAGAGACAGCA CTGGTGGCCACAGGCCCAGTGGTGCCTCAAGGCTGGAGCGCCACCTGGCTGGGTACGAGAGTTCCTCCACCCTCATGACCAGTGAGCTGGAGAGTACCAGCCTGGGCGATTCGGACGAGGATGACACCATGAGTAG ATTCAGCAGCTCCACCGAGCAGAGCAGCGCCTCCCGCCTCCTCAAGCGCCACCGAAGGCGGAGGAAGCAGCGGCCACCACGCATGGAAAGG ACCTCATCCTTCAGCAGTGTCACCGATTCCACAATGTCTCTCAACATCATCACAGTCACCCTCAACATGG AGAAGTACAACTTCCTGGGCATCTCCATTGTGGGCCAGAGTAACGAGCGGGGTGACGGAGGCATCTACATTGGCTCCATCATGAAGGGGGGTGCTGTGGCTGCGGACGGGCGCATCGAGCCTGGCGACATGCTTTTGCAG GTGAACGATATGAACTTCGAGAACATGAGCAATGATGACGCTGTACGGGTGCTGAGAGACATTGTACACAAGCCAGG CCCCATCGTGCTGACCGTGGCCAAGTGTTGGGATCCTTCTCCCCAGGCCTACTTCACCCTCCCCCGCA ATGAGCCCATCCAGCCAATTGATCCTGCTGCCTGGGTGTCGCATTCTGCTGCGCTGACTGGCACCTTCCCTGCTTATCCAGGCTCTTCATCCATGAGCACTATTACATCTGGCTCCTCCCTGCCTGATG GCTGTGAAAGCCGGGGTCTCTCCATCCACATGGACATGGCCTCTGTGACCAAGGCCATGGCAGCCCCAGAGTCTGGGCTAGAAGTCCGAGACCGCATGTGGCTGAAGATCACCATCCCAAATGCCTTTCTAG GCTCAGACGTGGTCGACTGGCTGTACCATCATGTAGAAGGTTTTCCTGAGCGCCGGGAGGCCCGCAAGTACGCCAGCGGGCTGTTGAAGGCAGGACTCATCCGACACACTGTCAACAAGATTACTTTTTCTGAGCAGTGCTATTATGTCTTCGGGGACCTCAGTGGTGGTTGTGAAAGTT aCCTAGTTAACCTGTCTCTGAATGACAATGACGGTTCCAGTGGGGCTTCTGACCAGGACACCCTGGCTCCTCTTCCTGGAGCTACCCCCTGGCCCCTGCTGCCTACCTTCTCCTACCAGTACCCAGCCCCACACCCCTACAGCCCACAGCCTCCACCCTACCACGAGCTTTCATCGTACACTTACGGTGGAGGCAGTGCCAGCAGCCAGCACAGTGAAG GGAGCCGGAGCAGTGGGTCAACAAGAAGTGATGGGGGGGCCGGGCGCACAGGGAGGCCTGAGGAACGGGCCCCTGAGTCAAAGTCTGGCAGTGGCAGTGAGTCCGAGCTTTCCAGCCGAGGAGGCAGCCTTCGGCGGGGTGGGGAACCTGGTGGGACTGGTGATGGGGGCCCCCCTCCATCCAGGGGCTCAACAGGCGGTACTCCTAATCTCCGAGCTCTCCCAGGGCTCCATCCCTATGGCCCTCCCCCTGGCATGGCTCTCCCCTATAACCCCATGATGGTAGTCATGAtgcctccccccccaccccctgtctcCGCTGCAGTGCAGCCCCCTGGTGCTCCTCCAGTCAGAGACCTGGGCTCTGTGCCCCCAGAACTGACAGCTAGCCGTCAGAGCTTCCACATGGCCATGGGCAACCCCAGTGAATTTTTTGTAGATGTTATGTAG